A part of Lacinutrix sp. 5H-3-7-4 genomic DNA contains:
- a CDS encoding ABC transporter ATP-binding protein, protein MSNKKENIFDVTLFKRLFKFTKPYKTVFYGVLLSVLIIAGLSIAIPYLLRIVIDNNIKLNNDDGFLFYISLMVGLLLLQTIFQFLFQYYAAWLGQNIVKDVRVLLFNHMLKFKMKYYDNSSVGTLITRAVTDMERIADIFGQGLFMISRDLMVMLVISGVMLFENFKLSLIVFITMPIVLYATKIFQRYMKKAFEEVRTEVSNLNSFVQERVTGMKILQLFTREATEHKNFKAINERHKKGWLKTIWYNSIFFPIADFLSSITSGLIVWFGGLMVVLEGTATEGELFMFIMMIPQLFRPLRQIADKFNTLQMGMVAAKRVFKVIDTTSQINDTGVNEAAHFKGEISFNNVRFSYVDNEEVLKGISFNVEAGQTVAIVGATGAGKSTIINLLSRFYEINGGSISVDKTDIKTVTLASLRSQIAVVLQDVFLFADTIMNNITLNNPNITEAEVIQAAKDIGIHNFISSLPNGYHYNVKERGVMLSSGQRQLISFLRAYVANPSILVLDEATSSVDSYSEQLIQTATDKITKGRTSIVIAHRLATIQKADKIIVMDAGEVVEQGTHQELLKNKDGYYRNLYEVQFLKAEVA, encoded by the coding sequence TTGAGTAATAAAAAAGAAAATATTTTTGATGTCACTTTATTTAAACGCTTGTTTAAATTCACAAAACCCTATAAAACAGTTTTTTATGGTGTTTTGTTATCTGTGCTTATTATTGCAGGACTAAGTATTGCAATACCTTACTTGTTAAGAATTGTAATAGATAATAATATTAAGCTAAATAATGATGATGGCTTTTTATTTTATATTTCTTTAATGGTTGGTTTGCTTTTACTGCAAACTATATTTCAGTTTTTGTTTCAATATTATGCAGCATGGTTGGGACAAAACATCGTTAAAGATGTGCGTGTTTTGTTATTTAATCACATGCTTAAATTTAAAATGAAGTACTACGACAATTCTTCGGTTGGTACTTTAATTACCAGAGCAGTAACAGATATGGAGCGTATTGCCGATATTTTTGGGCAAGGCTTGTTTATGATTTCTAGGGATTTAATGGTTATGCTTGTAATCTCTGGAGTTATGTTGTTTGAAAACTTTAAGCTAAGCTTAATAGTATTTATAACAATGCCAATAGTATTGTATGCTACAAAAATATTTCAGCGTTACATGAAAAAGGCTTTTGAAGAAGTTAGAACCGAAGTTTCAAACTTAAATTCTTTTGTTCAGGAACGTGTTACTGGAATGAAAATTCTTCAGCTTTTTACAAGAGAAGCAACAGAACATAAAAATTTTAAGGCAATAAACGAGCGTCATAAAAAAGGATGGTTAAAAACAATATGGTATAACTCTATATTTTTTCCTATTGCAGATTTTCTTTCATCAATTACTTCTGGACTAATAGTTTGGTTTGGTGGTTTAATGGTGGTTTTAGAAGGTACCGCAACCGAAGGTGAATTATTTATGTTTATAATGATGATACCACAGTTGTTTAGACCATTAAGACAAATTGCAGATAAGTTTAATACCTTGCAAATGGGTATGGTAGCTGCAAAGCGTGTGTTTAAAGTAATAGACACAACTTCGCAAATTAACGATACAGGAGTTAATGAAGCGGCACATTTTAAAGGCGAAATTTCCTTTAATAATGTACGTTTTAGTTATGTGGATAACGAAGAAGTTTTAAAGGGAATTTCTTTTAATGTAGAAGCAGGACAAACCGTAGCCATTGTAGGTGCGACTGGCGCAGGAAAATCAACCATAATAAACCTGTTAAGTCGTTTTTATGAAATTAATGGCGGAAGTATTAGTGTAGATAAAACAGATATTAAAACCGTAACATTGGCATCTTTAAGAAGTCAAATAGCTGTGGTTTTACAAGATGTTTTCTTGTTTGCAGATACTATTATGAATAATATTACACTTAACAATCCAAATATTACCGAAGCAGAAGTAATTCAAGCAGCAAAAGATATTGGTATTCATAATTTTATATCAAGCTTACCAAATGGATATCACTATAATGTAAAAGAAAGAGGTGTGATGTTAAGTTCTGGGCAACGACAATTAATTTCGTTTTTACGAGCTTATGTAGCAAACCCTAGTATTTTAGTTTTAGATGAAGCAACATCGTCTGTAGATTCTTATTCTGAACAGTTAATACAAACAGCTACAGATAAGATTACTAAAGGAAGAACTTCTATTGTAATAGCGCACAGATTAGCAACTATTCAAAAAGCAGACAAAATCATTGTTATGGATGCTGGTGAAGTTGTAGAGCAAGGAACACATCAAGAATTGCTTAAAAATAAAGATGGTTATTATAGAAACCTTTATGAAGTTCAATTTTTAAAAGCTGAAGTTGCTTAA
- a CDS encoding DUF3667 domain-containing protein, with product MRNLFEDIAYRYINYDNQFLQTIITLLKKPELVIDSYINGARKCYVNPISFFAINLTLSGFYIFIIQKYFGNALNFDTMVANQSVGKQKINASIMSMVYDYGSLINSLIIPFLALISVIVFYNKKYNYTEHIVLFLYTMSLFSLVTMAISLIVLSVNESYYITISMVLYIFAFIYHCYVFKRLFKLSAKQLFIKILFFIPIFFMAYIGMSLAGAILFFIFSDVSLQDFAPKN from the coding sequence ATGCGCAATCTTTTTGAAGACATCGCTTACCGTTATATTAATTACGATAACCAATTTTTACAAACAATAATCACCTTACTTAAAAAACCAGAACTTGTTATAGACAGTTATATTAATGGTGCAAGAAAGTGCTACGTAAACCCAATTAGCTTTTTTGCTATTAACTTAACATTATCTGGGTTTTATATTTTTATAATTCAAAAATATTTTGGAAATGCATTAAATTTCGATACAATGGTTGCAAACCAATCTGTAGGCAAACAGAAAATAAACGCATCTATAATGAGTATGGTTTACGATTATGGCTCTTTAATTAACTCTTTAATAATTCCTTTTTTAGCACTTATTTCTGTAATAGTATTTTATAATAAAAAATACAATTACACAGAGCATATTGTATTATTTCTCTATACCATGTCACTATTTTCTTTAGTTACAATGGCAATAAGTTTAATTGTTTTATCTGTAAACGAAAGCTACTATATTACTATAAGTATGGTATTATATATATTTGCTTTTATATACCATTGCTATGTATTTAAGCGCTTATTTAAATTAAGTGCAAAGCAACTTTTTATAAAAATATTATTTTTTATACCAATATTTTTTATGGCTTATATTGGCATGTCTCTAGCAGGAGCCATTTTATTTTTTATATTTTCAGATGTCTCTTTGCAAGACTTTGCTCCAAAAAATTAA